A genomic window from Anthonomus grandis grandis chromosome 2, icAntGran1.3, whole genome shotgun sequence includes:
- the LOC126750536 gene encoding uncharacterized protein LOC126750536 isoform X1, whose protein sequence is MQGDFPGGREVIRRALMKRSVSEAAIPIMISSISEGTLKQYSTCYKKFWSYCIGNNIDMFSYNLNTYLNFLLEEINKNLSYSSNNIYRSALNLIFSVDNKDEIIIKRFIKDTYNTIPPQPKYAITWSLDPVLKYLASLFPLENLSIDKLTIKLVTLMAITTAHRVQTLSKITLNNIFRSTDKIEIRISEKIKTSGPNKLQPTLVFPYFKEKLEICVATTIYFCIQKTSLQRGKINNIILTHKKPFHAASCQSISRWIKAGLKNSGINIERFSSHSVRHASTSSALRCGVNVNTIKNTAGWSLESEVFLKFYNRPVGEPNEIFANTILKLALEK, encoded by the coding sequence ATGCAAGGAGATTTCCCTGGTGGCAGGGAAGTTATACGGAGGGCTCTTATGAAAAGAAGCGTTTCCGAAGCGGCTATCCCGATCATGATTTCCTCAATTAGCGAGGGGACTCTTAAACAATACTCTACCTGTTATAAGAAATTTTGGAGTTATTGTATTGGTAATAATATCGATATGTTTTCATATAACCTGAATACTTACTTAAATTTCCTGTTAGAAGAGATTAATAAAAACCTTTCATATTCatctaataatatatataggtCAGCTCTTAATTTAATCTTTTCTGTGGATAACAAGGacgaaattattataaaaagatttataaaagATACTTACAACACTATACCGCCTCAACCAAAATATGCTATTACTTGGAGTTTAGATCCAGTTCTAAAGTATTTAGCTTCTCTTTTTCCACTGGAAAATCTTAGTATCGATAAACTTACAATAAAATTGGTTACCCTTATGGCTATTACAACAGCTCACAGAGTTCAAACCCTAAGTAAAATAacgttaaataatatatttcgtTCCACGGACAAAATCGAAATAagaatttcagaaaaaattaaaacttcaggTCCAAACAAACTACAGCCTACCTTAGTTTTTCcatatttcaaagaaaaattagaaatttgtGTAGCCACAACAATATACTTTTGTATTCAAAAAACTTCCTTACAACGAGgcaaaattaataacattattctAACACATAAAAAACCATTTCACGCTGCCTCGTGTCAAAGTATCAGTAGATGGATAAAAGCAGGCCTTAAAAATAGCGGCATTAATATTGAACGGTTTTCAAGTCATAGTGTAAGGCATGCTTCGACCTCATCAGCCCTTAGGTGTGGGGTCAAtgtaaatactataaaaaataccGCTGGCTGGAGTTTAGAATCTGAGGTGTTTCTAAAATTCTATAACAGGCCTGTCGGTGAaccaaatgaaatttttgctAATACAATTCTTAAATTAGCATTAGAGAAATAA
- the LOC126750536 gene encoding uncharacterized protein LOC126750536 isoform X2, whose protein sequence is MNDNADDEPPTYLEEENGDPILEDEFKPLGAKPPMDDAKLGAELHNEIAIRWQSYLVKGISLEERKKIIEKYDLPANCQQLLPPKVNEEILACLPDTTNKHDRLLKSLQYQLGHGLSAIGKVMDLLLKEKNTENLTCLADGAQLFANVHNAISVLRKQKIAPFLNSEAQAVALSSSIDDKLFGSNFEETLKAKQNLKKASIEIKKKQFSGPLAPKASTSGLSTFNLPKPIQTTTRRFQTNTNLMNLNYQRGVFRSRMKGRGTRMATTRRPYQTNPYRKN, encoded by the coding sequence ATGAACGACAACGCAGATGATGAACCACCTACCTACCTCGAGGAGGAAAATGGTGATCCTATTTTGGAGGATGAATTTAAGCCGTTGGGAGCCAAACCTCCTATGGATGATGCAAAACTGGGTGCTGAATTACATAACGAAATAGCAATAAGATGGCAGTCATATTTAGTAAAAGGAATAAGCTTAGAAGAACgtaagaaaattattgaaaagtaCGATTTACCAGCAAACTGTCAGCAATTACTACCTCCAAAAGTCAATGAAGAAATTTTGGCCTGCCTTCCTGATACAACAAACAAACATGACAGGCTCCTAAAATCCCTACAATATCAGTTGGGTCATGGATTAAGTGCAATAGGAAAAGTAATGGACCTgttattaaaagagaaaaatacagAAAACCTGACTTGTTTAGCAGATGGTGCACAACTTTTCGCAAACGTACATAATGCCATTTCGGTGTTACGCAAACAAAAGATTGcaccatttttaaattctgaggCACAAGCCGTGGCCCTATCCTCTTCCATTGATGATAAACTGTTTGGTTCCAATTTTGAAGAAACTCTAAAAGCtaaacaaaacttaaagaaagCATCTATTGAGATCAAAAAGAAACAATTCTCAGGTCCACTTGCTCCCAAAGCCTCAACATCGGGCCTCTCGACCTTTAACCTACCCAAACCTATTCAAACAACTACCAGACGCTTccaaacaaatacaaatttaatgaatttaaactACCAGCGCGGAGTATTCAGATCCAGGATGAAAGGAAGGGGAACACGTATGGCAACAACGAGAAGACCGTACCAGACCAACCCTTACCGCAAAAACTAA